One part of the Dysidea avara chromosome 10, odDysAvar1.4, whole genome shotgun sequence genome encodes these proteins:
- the LOC136236733 gene encoding tigger transposable element-derived protein 4-like, producing the protein MAANRKRKKLSIEEKITVIETVGSGQSQRSVAKLFDVSKTQVQHIIATKDELLLEYQETLNNSQSRPKRHRKTNNEEINEATLKWYHERRSQNLPVSGSMLQEKALELSRQANNETFKASNGWLHAFIKRNGIVLKECNSIMSAVTEATAKGHGDLAVPSSSTTPAASQEQPSTSSDFVTDTYQVQDIFNFIETTILYRAVPDENLASLVEESKKGIMATERITVGLCCNLTGNEKEMPLVIGAPASKEDFRGLHTDNLPVTWETQNGAWMTTELFDKWLTNFDAKMKMQGRKTLLWVENSPSHQVNNPDITSVRIMYYPQPQLQPLCRGIIDTVKSSYRQFLLQEILARRYQHKSMDQMVKSVNVIDACYWLNYSWEKITCEQIIYCWQQAGFPVVCATTPAQRDHNLDRIAQTILDILKFEGVSLEDFYNCDLDLPTYSVIENHHSSPPQQCLSASNSPPDKPTINSYEEASELVQKLKQFAAEKNNTSILNAAMSINKEINWQVAIEND; encoded by the coding sequence ATGGCTGCCAACAGAAAGAGAAAGAAATTATCCATTGAAGAAAAAATCACTGTGATTGAAACAGTAGGGAGTGGACAGAGTCAGAGAAGTGTTGCTAAACTGTTTGATGTGTCAAAGACCCAGGTACAGCACATTATAGCTACCAAGGATGAGCTCCTATTAGAATACCAGGAGACATTGAATAATAGCCAGTCAAGGCCTAAGAGACATAGAAAGACTAATAATGAAGAAATTAATGAGGCTACACTAAAATGGTACCATGAAAGGAGGTCCCAAAACCTGCCAGTGTCTGGTAGCATGCTGCAGGAGAAGGCCCTGGAGTTATCTAGGCAGGCCAACAATGAGACTTTTAAAGCATCCAATGGTTGGTTACATGCATTTATAAAAAGGAATGGGATTGTGTTAAAAGAATGTAACTCTATTATGAGTGCAGTGACTGAGGCTACAGCCAAAGGTCACGGTGATTTGGCTGTTCCTAGTTCTAGCACAACTCCAGCCGCCAGTCAAGAGCAACCTTCAACTAGCAGTGACTTTGTTACCGATACTTACCAAGTTCAGGACATTTTTAACTTCATTGAAACAACCATTCTGTACAGAGCTGTCCCTGATGAAAACCTAGCTTCTCTGGTGGAAGAGTCAAAGAAAGGTATTATGGCAACTGAAAGAATCACTGTTGGATTGTGCTGTAACTTAACTGGAAACGAAAAAGAGATGCCACTTGTCATCGGTGCCCCTGCTTCTAAGGAAGATTTTCGAGGCTTACATACCGACAACCTTCCAGTGACATGGGAGACACAGAATGGAGCTTGGATGACAACTGAACTGTTTGATAAATGGTTAACAAATTTTGATGCCAAAATGAAAATGCAAGGCAGAAAAACGTTACTCTGGGTAGAGAACTCACCTAGTCACCAAGTAAACAATCCAGACATCACCAGTGTCCGTATCATGTACTACCCACAGCCCCAGTTACAGCCACTTTGTCGGGGAATCATTGACACTGTTAAAAGTTCGTATCGACAATTCTTACTACAAGAAATACTAGCTAGAAGGTACCAGCATAAAAGTATGGATCAGATGGTGAAATCTGTGAACGTTATAGATGCTTGTTACTGGTTGAATTACTCATGGGAAAAGATCACTTGTGAACAAATAATATATTGCTGGCAGCAGGCTGGATTTCCTGTAGTGTGCGCCACAACACCAGCCCAACGAGACCACAACTTGGACAGGATTGCTCAAACAATTTtagacattttgaaatttgaggGTGTCTCACTTGAGGACTTTTACAATTGTGATTTAGACTTGCCAACATACTCTGTGATAGAGAACCACCACAGTTCACCACCTCAGCAGTGTTTATCAGCATCTAACTCACCACCAGACAAACCAACTATTAACAGTTACGAAGAAGCATCTGAGCTGGTACAAAAACTAAAGCAGTTTGCAGCAGAAAAGAACAATACAAGCATTCTCAATGCAGCCATGAGtataaacaaagaaattaactGGCAAGTAGCCATTGAAAATGATTAA
- the LOC136236737 gene encoding microtubule-associated protein tau-like, with amino-acid sequence MDDTDDQEEDASMEKMADSLSNAATLHGSTKDVDEDSKSGDDFSKETSAADSDTRHSFSLNIPRDIHYPGGSERLRMRSLPFFYVPDGKYKRKISQAQSKVGSLDNILHSPGGGKKKIFSQKVDVSSAKSNIVVKRQSLPEMRAVRHLRKEEDNTTSKSATEIHSKVGSLDNISRKPQGGNKKILTYPIPNYKCKVSSKVDSSDPTSRMHQLGDADLFFCSEVSQLHPRFRDDRPHSAPGPQRISNERSTHTLPCSSPSKSFDPNHTSRS; translated from the exons ATGGATGACACCGACGATCAGGAGGAAGACGCAAGCATGGAGAAAATGGCTGACAGCCTTAGCAATGCTGCCACGCTGCATGGTAGTACTAAAGACGTAGACGAGGATAGCAAATCAGGTGATGACTTTTCTAAGGAGACAAGCGCAGCAGATTCTGATACACGCCACAGTTTTTCACTAAATATCCCGAGAGATATTCA TTATCCAGGAGGCAGCGAACGACTTCGAATGAGAAGTTTACCATTCTTCTACGTCCCGGATGGGAAGTATAAAAG AAAGATCTCTCAAGCTCAGTCCAAAGTTGGTTCACTTGATAACATATT GCATTCTCCTGGAGGAGGGAAAAAGAAAATCTTCAGTCAGAAAGTTGACGTCAGCTCAGCTAAATCAAATATTGTTGTTAAAAGACAAAGTTTACCAG AAATGAGAGCTGTTAGACACCTGAGGAAGGAG GAAGATAACACAACCTCTAAGTCAG CCACAGAAATTCATTCCAAGGTTGGTTCCCTTGATAATATTAGCCGCAAGCCACAGGGTGGCAATAAAAAG ATACTGACTTATCCCATTCCTAATTACAAGTGCAAAGTATCATCAAAAGTAGATAGTTCTGATCCAACATCAAGGATGCATCAACTTGGGGATGCTGATCTATTTTTCTGCAGTGAAGTTTCACAGTTACACCCAAGATTCAGAGACGATAGGCCACACAGTGCTCCAGGCCCACAACGCATATCAAATGAAAGATCTACACATACATTACCCTGCTCTAGTCCAAGCAAGTCATTTGATCCAAACCACACTAGCAGATCTTAG
- the LOC136236735 gene encoding uncharacterized protein has translation MATAVSRKDQVERLQARMKYIALSPTCRSSQVLTPRDLTRITIDDRHYGQYQQSLRENTPRHLYSIPGGKIPPYGDRVAFSSQRDLPVKQFYTNTSLHRSRVRQTDELTPKPFSSHGVIDKEVNLPFPAEHPFTSHIPHFAVIPNTSTQDETEPTAKNISTDTSYPVFVKEKASDNWSRREEVNVSSRVHQGTIPVWDYPRSKRHQRCYTYPAPKQLYLFESQRQTGRFSVRPYTTQGLDRINRLTYHATSYQSHFPGYWFQPDDIANDGVQNVLILDDQVNPDNVDETDEFDFDTQNNVNNCDKQVGGEEQLTGGEEATKIDKEESTEPPLELEVEGDESDSIPSAPHLDTMDQDLQDMYHLARNAKISPTKPYMSIDSQHRLYRVTLVPDSQLPGSSRRKQPASSSNAAADKPAFNPTPFSPRTAIASRRLMSAYEFDRSAVKRKFREQYPENAPDLRENSTQGKRHLIHGRHAYFFH, from the exons ATGGCTACTGCAGTGTCTCGCAAAGATCAAGTGGAGAGGCTGCAAGCTAGAATGAAATATATCGCCCTTTCTCCGACGTGTAGAAGTTCACAAGTTCTGACACCCCGTGACTTGACAAGAATCACCATAGACGACCGACA TTATGGTCAATATCAACAAAGCTTAAGGGAAAACACCCCTCGTCACTTGTATAGTATACCTGGAGGTAAAATCCCACCATATGGCGATAGAGTGGCATTTTCCAGTCAAAG AGACTTGCCAGTGAAACAATTCTATACCAATACATCATTACATAGAAGCAGAGTTCGACAGACTGATGAACT GACCCCAAAGCCATTTTCTTCCCATGGAGTAAT TGATAAGGAAGTGAATCTACCCTTCCCAGCCGAACATCCATTCACCTCTCATATCCCACACTTTGCAGTAATTCCAAACACTTCGACACAAGACGAAACTGAGCCTACAGCCAAGAACATTAGCACAGACACATCATATCCAGTGTTTGTGAAAGAGAAGGCTTCAGATAACTGGTCACGAAGAGAAGAGGTGAATGTAAGCTCTAGAGTTCATCAGGGTACAATTCCAGTTTGGGATTATCCTCGTTCCAAAAGACATCAG CGTTGCTATACTTACCCGGCACCCAAGCAGTTATATTTGTTCGAGTCTCAACGACAAACTGGAAGATTTTCTGTGAGGCCATACACTACCCAAG GCCTGGACCGTATCAATAGATTAACATACCATGCAACTTCTTACCAAAGCCACTTTCCAGGCTACTGGTTTCAACCAGATGATATAGCCAATGATGGGGTGCAGAACGTGTTGATATTAGATGATCAAGTGAACCCTGACAAT GTTGATGAGACAGACGAGTTTGATTTTGACACACAGAACAATGTCAATAACTGTGACAAGCAAGTTGGTGGTGAAGAACAACTAACTGGTGGAGAAGAAGCTACTAAAATAGACAAAGAAGAGAGCACAGAACCTCCACTTGAGTTAGAAGTTGAAGGGGATGAAAGTGACTCTATACCAAGTGCACCACACCTAGATACTATGGATCAAGATTTGCAAGACATGTACCATTTAGCAAGAAATGCTAAAATATCTCCcaccaaaccatacatgtctatTGACAGCCAACATAGACTTTACCGTGTCACCTTAGTACCAGACAGTCAACTTCCTGGTAGCAGTAGACGAAAGCAACCAGCATCCTCAAGTAATGCTGCTGCAGATAAACCGGCTTTTAACCCAACCCCATTTTCTCCAAGAACAGCCATTGCCAGTAGAAGACTGATGAGTGCCTATGAATTTGACAGAAGTGCAGTCAAACGAAAATTCCGTGAACAGTATCCAGAAAATGCTCCTGACTTGAGGGAAAATTCGACACAAGGAAAACGGCATCTAATTCATGGACGCCATGCATATTTCTTTCactga
- the LOC136236740 gene encoding keratin-associated protein 19-3-like produces MKKLILIGTFLVVILAIAQAAPTGDDDDDDDGYDDDDYRGGYRGGYYRGGYRGKGYGGYGRGYGGYGRGYGGYGGRGYGGRGYGGYGYGGYKGYGGYGGYGGYGGKRY; encoded by the exons ATGAAGAAGCTTATTTTGATTGGAACCTTTCTAGTTGTCATCCTtgct ATTGCACAAGCTGCACCTACAGGAGACGATGACGATGACGATGATggatatgatgatgatgattaccGTGGAGGATACCGTGGAGGATACTACCGTGGTGGATACCGAGGCAAAGGATACGGTGGCTATGGACGAGGATATGGTGGCTATGGACGAGGATATGGTGGATATGGAGGACGAGGATATGGAGGACGAGGATATGGCGGTTATGGCTATGGTGGATATAAAGGCTACGGTGGTTATGGAGGCTATGGTGGTTATGGTGGCAAGAGATACTGA